The following proteins are encoded in a genomic region of Periophthalmus magnuspinnatus isolate fPerMag1 chromosome 10, fPerMag1.2.pri, whole genome shotgun sequence:
- the gnpda1 gene encoding glucosamine-6-phosphate isomerase 1, with translation MKLMILNDYDQASEWAAKYIRNKLLQFNPGPGKYFTLGLPTGSTPLGCYKKLIEYYKKGQISFQYVKTFNMDEYVGLPREHPESYHSFMWNNFFKHIDIRAENTNILDGNAADLQAECDAFEDKIKAAGGIQLFVGGIGPDGHIAFNEPGSSLVSRTRVKTLAQDTIIANARFFDGDLCKVPTMALTVGVGTVMDAKEVMILITGAHKAFALYKAIEEGVNHMWTVSAFQQHPQTLFVCDEDATLELRVKTVKYFKGMMHVHNKLVEAPPAP, from the exons ATGAAGCTGATGATCCTCAATGACTACGACCAGGCGAGTGAGTGGGCAGCAAAGTACATCAGGAACAAACTCCTGCAGTTCAACCCAGGACCAGGCAAATACTTCACTCTGGGGCTTCCCACAG GAAGCACTCCTCTGGGCTGTTATAAAAAGCTGATCGAGTACTACAAGAAAGGCCAGATCTCCTTCCAGTATGTGAAGACTTTTAACATGGACGAGTATGTTG GACTCCCCCGAGAGCACCCCGAGAGCTACCACTCCTTTATGTGGAACAACTTCTTCAAGCACATAGACATAAGAGCTGAAAACACCAACATCCTGGACGGTAACGCTGCTGACCTGCAGGCCGAGTGTGACGCATTTGAAGACAAGATAAAAGCAGCAGGAGGGATTCAGCTCTTTGTTGGAG GAATTGGACCTGATGGACACATTGCTTTTAATGAACCTGGCTCCAGTCTGGTTTCTCGTACAAGGGTCAAGACTCTGGCACAAGACACGATCATCGCTAACGCCCGTTTCTTTGACGGTGACCTGTGTAAAGTGCCCACTATGGCTCTGACCGTGGGAGTGGGCACAGTGATGGACGCCAAAGAG GTGATGATCCTCATCACTGGAGCACACAAAGCGTTTGCTCTGTACAAAGCCATAGAGGAAGGAGTCAACCACATGTGGACAGTGTCGGCTTTTCAACAACATCCACAGAcgctgtttgtttgtgatgaagacgCCACGTTAGAACTGCGGGTCAAGACTGTCAAATACTTTAAAG ggATGATGCATGTGCACAACAAACTGGTGGAGGCACCTCCAGCTCCATGA